The proteins below come from a single Spirochaeta lutea genomic window:
- a CDS encoding DUF4194 domain-containing protein, which yields MTEHNSLSPLLISLFKGVLYREDNQTQWQELVRHQGRIQDYVSLLGLQVVVDEQAGYGFLQNREDDQETENLPRLIPRRRLSYPVSLTLVLLRRRLADHDSSTGEDRLILSTDEVVEMLRTFLPEGNTESRTIDRMSSILSKIADLGFIRFIDSAKTKLEIKRILSAFVDAQWMNQFDERLREYADHALDREEE from the coding sequence ATGACGGAGCACAACAGCCTATCGCCCCTCCTCATATCCCTGTTCAAGGGGGTGCTGTACCGTGAAGACAACCAGACTCAGTGGCAAGAGCTGGTACGGCACCAGGGCAGAATACAGGATTATGTAAGCCTCCTAGGGCTCCAGGTAGTGGTAGACGAGCAGGCAGGGTATGGCTTCCTGCAAAACCGGGAAGATGACCAGGAAACCGAGAACCTGCCCCGGCTTATACCCCGGCGGCGGCTTTCCTATCCGGTAAGTCTGACTCTGGTGCTGCTGCGCCGGCGCTTGGCAGATCATGATTCCTCTACTGGAGAGGACCGGCTTATTTTGAGCACCGATGAGGTGGTGGAAATGCTGCGCACCTTTTTACCTGAGGGTAATACTGAAAGCCGTACCATTGACCGGATGTCCTCCATTCTATCAAAAATCGCAGACCTGGGATTCATTCGGTTTATAGACTCCGCAAAAACTAAACTGGAAATAAAGCGTATTCTTTCAGCGTTTGTGGATGCCCAGTGGATGAACCAGTTCGATGAACGGCTGCGGGAATACGCTGATCATGCCCTTGACCGGGAGGAGGAATGA
- a CDS encoding DUF3375 domain-containing protein, with translation MPLDYFDLRNMRRHHPAWRLMSADSAPLIAGFLDLAFRDQNHRSIPEAELTTRLEDYLYTLRDNYSDQDPEQDPFPRKAGEYLDDWAHIEKGWLRKYYPPGSDEAHYDLTPATETALRWLDSLFERGFVGTESRLQTIVQLLREISSGVETDKDKRIRELEAQRRSLKAEIDSIKNGSLRLMDGRALRERYFQVNRMARELLGDFRAVEHNFRQLDRDVRQQIAAWTGGKHQMLQTIFGEHDAITQSDQGRSFRSFWDFLMSPTSQDELTELLDRLYSLEALEDETRNDPRLRRIHFDWMAAGEQTQRTVARLSRQLRNYLDDRAYYENRRIIELHENLEALALTVRHRIPPGDFMELPDSKPDVRLPLERPLFQPPVSTDLTTLIQKADLEQLDSSALFDQIVVDKARLRRTIKSALESESQITLGVIIHRHPLTEGLAELVGYLSVAAEDGRAHIDEETVEEVSWQDRQGRQRTAKIPLVLFI, from the coding sequence ATGCCCCTGGATTACTTCGACCTCCGTAACATGCGGAGACACCACCCGGCTTGGCGGCTCATGTCCGCAGACTCTGCCCCCCTGATCGCCGGTTTTTTGGACCTTGCCTTTCGGGATCAAAACCATAGAAGTATACCCGAGGCCGAACTAACCACCCGTTTGGAGGACTATCTCTACACCCTGCGGGACAACTATTCTGACCAAGACCCGGAGCAAGATCCGTTTCCCCGGAAAGCTGGTGAATACCTGGACGACTGGGCCCACATTGAAAAGGGATGGCTGCGGAAGTATTACCCTCCGGGCAGCGACGAAGCCCACTACGATCTTACGCCCGCCACCGAAACAGCCCTTCGTTGGCTTGACAGCCTCTTCGAGAGGGGGTTTGTGGGAACGGAGAGCCGGCTGCAAACCATAGTGCAGCTATTGCGGGAGATTTCCTCGGGGGTAGAGACCGACAAGGATAAACGTATCCGAGAACTTGAGGCGCAACGCCGGAGCCTGAAAGCGGAAATAGACTCCATAAAAAACGGAAGCCTGAGACTCATGGATGGTAGGGCGCTTCGGGAACGGTATTTCCAGGTTAACCGTATGGCAAGGGAGCTGTTAGGTGATTTCAGGGCGGTGGAGCACAACTTCCGTCAGCTAGACCGGGATGTCCGTCAGCAAATCGCAGCCTGGACCGGAGGGAAACACCAGATGCTCCAAACCATCTTCGGCGAACACGATGCCATTACCCAATCGGACCAAGGCCGGAGCTTCCGGTCCTTCTGGGACTTTCTCATGAGTCCAACAAGTCAGGATGAACTCACTGAACTATTAGATCGGTTGTATTCCCTAGAAGCCTTGGAGGATGAAACTCGTAACGATCCACGGCTCCGGCGTATACATTTCGACTGGATGGCTGCAGGCGAGCAGACCCAGCGGACCGTAGCCCGTCTCAGTCGCCAGTTGAGAAACTACCTGGACGATCGGGCCTACTACGAGAATCGGCGGATCATCGAGCTTCACGAGAACCTCGAGGCCCTGGCCCTTACGGTGCGGCATAGGATTCCACCGGGTGATTTTATGGAGCTGCCGGACAGTAAACCCGATGTTCGGCTTCCGTTGGAGCGACCTCTCTTTCAGCCCCCTGTATCTACGGATCTCACTACCCTAATTCAGAAAGCCGATTTAGAGCAGCTGGATTCCTCTGCGCTCTTTGATCAGATTGTAGTAGACAAGGCGCGGCTGCGCAGAACCATCAAGTCCGCCTTGGAGAGTGAATCACAAATAACCCTTGGGGTCATTATACACCGGCACCCCCTAACCGAAGGACTGGCAGAGTTGGTCGGATATCTCTCTGTGGCGGCAGAGGATGGTCGTGCTCATATAGATGAAGAGACTGTGGAGGAGGTTTCTTGGCAGGATCGGCAGGGTCGGCAGCGTACCGCCAAGATTCCCCTGGTACTATTTATCTAG
- a CDS encoding helix-turn-helix domain-containing protein, with protein sequence MDSTNYETYKKDLLKNESVRIEYEKLEEEFILAKEVMELRKEKNLTQTELAKEVGTSQPAIARLESGNYKNLSLKFLRKVAEALGAVPEVHIKKKVG encoded by the coding sequence ATGGATAGCACAAACTATGAAACTTATAAAAAGGACCTTCTTAAAAATGAAAGTGTTCGAATAGAATATGAGAAATTAGAAGAAGAGTTTATTCTGGCAAAGGAGGTCATGGAACTCAGAAAAGAAAAAAATCTCACACAGACGGAATTAGCAAAGGAAGTTGGAACATCGCAACCAGCAATCGCTCGTTTAGAATCGGGGAATTATAAGAATCTATCCTTGAAATTCCTAAGAAAGGTAGCTGAAGCATTGGGTGCGGTTCCTGAGGTGCATATAAAAAAGAAAGTAGGATGA
- a CDS encoding type II toxin-antitoxin system RelE/ParE family toxin yields the protein MYEIRLLDPAKKLIGFDLYELRIKQSSNIVRMFYFQVAGKIYVITSGYVKKTNKTSRFEIERAEKLKQNFLKGDKNG from the coding sequence ATGTACGAAATACGATTGCTCGATCCCGCAAAGAAATTGATCGGATTTGATTTATATGAGCTTAGAATCAAGCAATCCTCAAATATTGTGCGGATGTTTTATTTTCAAGTAGCGGGGAAAATATATGTAATTACTTCTGGTTACGTTAAGAAAACTAACAAAACTAGCAGATTCGAAATTGAGCGAGCTGAAAAATTAAAACAAAATTTTCTAAAAGGAGATAAAAATGGATAG
- a CDS encoding ATP-binding protein, protein MQPSAVLVFDPHQTLTDIVARQMDRAGLSGSITTAQSKAEFLAEGRRVEPDLIITGRGETSEDERSPGGLEPLRWIIADFPRTPIILAAESVSPGEHATLLDLGITAVVLLLAEDQLALSMGSILNRAHNRNVQDPWVVQALQRAGRQWRATFDAMEDGICVADVQGLISRANTAFRAMVDLPWDRIIGRNIFSILPGLGQILEAPGRDYGAAGRRVPEFQIARGWYRGRRTRGPGADSGIHEVLYIFSDITAEKQIQLEIAIRTKWIQTINRFSRESVGQLNLDDMLATAFTYLEANFDFRLGCIFMGNEAEDYVDVLGISQVGRPIAQELGITPGQRFTQSAFPQSLQNRPDRSGEILFLGEPTLENSSRIWKRFKEILSRAEISWLVRMPIIMAKRYQMVLYLAYSHEITFVEEEWDFLRTLTEYISVAARNRQLYEELQESYTELDRIKDLTARQQRLEALGQIASGIAHDINNTLVPISLYAEGLVNPALELPPKAVNYAQAIRRAVEDIQGVTSRLRTFYRTEEKAEPEPIDIAELFSQVLELSKPKWKSGPNQHGLNIEVATRIAGDVPGFSGVPGELREALMNLIFNAVDAMPAGGEITLAARRQGSTVFIDVIDTGIGMNHEQLEHCLEPFYTTKGVRGTGMGLPGVYGVVQRHGGGIEMDSTPGSGTRVTLALPITKAARPNTQVLNPGSCTESLRILTVDDDPRSRDAMAELLRFDGHRWCTILSVN, encoded by the coding sequence ATGCAGCCTAGCGCCGTCTTGGTATTTGATCCCCATCAGACCCTCACCGACATTGTCGCCCGGCAAATGGACCGGGCCGGGCTTTCGGGCTCCATTACCACCGCTCAAAGCAAGGCCGAGTTCCTCGCCGAGGGCAGGAGGGTGGAACCCGATCTGATCATAACGGGGCGGGGGGAAACCTCCGAGGATGAACGGTCCCCGGGAGGCCTGGAGCCCCTCCGCTGGATTATAGCGGACTTTCCCCGGACCCCGATAATCCTTGCCGCCGAGTCGGTCTCTCCCGGTGAGCATGCTACCTTACTGGATCTGGGCATTACCGCAGTGGTTCTGCTTCTGGCCGAGGATCAGCTTGCCCTGAGCATGGGCAGCATTTTGAACCGGGCACATAACCGGAATGTCCAGGATCCCTGGGTGGTTCAGGCCCTTCAGCGGGCAGGAAGGCAGTGGCGAGCAACCTTCGACGCCATGGAGGACGGCATCTGCGTTGCCGATGTCCAGGGCCTCATTAGCCGGGCCAATACCGCCTTCCGGGCTATGGTGGATCTGCCCTGGGACCGGATCATCGGGAGGAATATCTTCAGCATTCTGCCGGGGCTTGGGCAGATTCTTGAGGCTCCCGGGCGGGACTATGGGGCAGCCGGACGGAGGGTGCCGGAGTTTCAGATCGCCCGGGGATGGTACCGGGGGCGCCGAACCCGGGGCCCCGGGGCCGATTCGGGGATCCATGAGGTTCTGTATATTTTTTCAGACATTACAGCGGAAAAGCAGATTCAGCTGGAGATCGCCATCCGGACCAAGTGGATTCAAACCATCAACCGGTTCTCCCGGGAGTCGGTGGGTCAGCTCAACCTGGATGATATGCTGGCAACGGCCTTCACCTACCTGGAGGCTAACTTCGACTTCCGCCTGGGGTGCATCTTCATGGGAAACGAGGCGGAGGATTACGTGGATGTCCTGGGCATTAGCCAGGTGGGACGGCCCATTGCCCAGGAATTAGGCATTACCCCGGGGCAGCGCTTTACCCAGAGCGCCTTTCCCCAGAGTTTACAGAACCGCCCGGACCGATCCGGGGAGATTTTATTCCTTGGCGAACCGACCCTGGAGAATTCATCCCGGATATGGAAACGCTTCAAAGAGATTCTGTCCCGGGCCGAGATTTCCTGGCTGGTTCGCATGCCCATCATCATGGCCAAGCGCTACCAGATGGTGCTGTACCTGGCCTATTCCCATGAGATCACCTTTGTAGAGGAGGAGTGGGACTTCCTTCGCACCCTGACGGAGTACATATCCGTGGCGGCTCGAAACCGCCAGCTCTACGAGGAGCTGCAGGAATCCTACACCGAACTGGACCGGATCAAGGACCTCACCGCCCGGCAGCAGCGTCTGGAGGCCCTGGGACAGATTGCCAGCGGCATTGCCCACGATATCAACAATACCCTGGTACCCATCTCCCTGTACGCCGAGGGGCTGGTGAACCCCGCCCTGGAGCTGCCCCCCAAGGCGGTGAACTATGCCCAGGCTATCCGCCGGGCGGTGGAGGATATTCAGGGGGTTACCTCCCGGCTGCGGACCTTCTACCGCACCGAGGAAAAAGCCGAACCCGAGCCCATCGATATTGCCGAACTCTTCTCCCAGGTTCTGGAACTTTCCAAGCCCAAATGGAAGAGCGGACCGAATCAGCACGGCCTGAACATCGAGGTTGCCACCCGGATCGCCGGGGACGTGCCGGGGTTCAGCGGCGTTCCCGGGGAACTCCGTGAGGCCCTGATGAACCTTATCTTTAACGCGGTGGATGCCATGCCCGCCGGCGGTGAAATCACCCTAGCCGCAAGAAGACAGGGCAGCACCGTCTTCATTGACGTCATCGACACCGGTATCGGTATGAACCATGAGCAGCTGGAGCATTGCCTGGAGCCCTTTTACACCACCAAGGGGGTACGGGGCACGGGCATGGGGCTGCCGGGGGTGTACGGCGTGGTTCAGCGCCACGGCGGGGGCATCGAGATGGATTCGACCCCGGGATCGGGCACCCGGGTTACCCTGGCCCTGCCCATAACCAAGGCGGCCCGCCCCAATACCCAGGTACTGAATCCCGGCAGCTGCACCGAGTCGCTGCGGATTCTTACCGTCGACGACGACCCCCGCAGCCGGGACGCCATGGCGGAACTGCTGCGCTTTGACGGCCACCGTTGGTGTACAATTCTTTCTGTAAATTAG